The following are from one region of the Deinococcus betulae genome:
- a CDS encoding Ig domain-containing protein gives MALSRSTGRAGAWLLGALLAGALAGCGQEITGTSATTGRDALAFVEAPSGLPPVYLNEPYTAPVTVAGGAGPYTVRATGGTLPPGINLKGQQLVGTPTKTGTYTFTLEVTDSTLSTRSKTVTLTVQDLPPLSLALNLPAGQIRGETRIPLTINAPRAVRAARFGWELPAGVTVTRVQPEGSNVVFWRQEGRRVLVDIGFKALPRTAARVALLTVKPTAMVTLASPVLAYEGRDGEGKLLAQKLFPDEEKKLAEQKAAEQKAADQKAAEQKAAEQKAAEQQAAPAVAPTTTPTGTSGTTPAAPAPATPAPTVPSTSPAPVTPPPAAPGDQK, from the coding sequence ATGGCACTTTCCCGTTCGACGGGCCGCGCGGGTGCGTGGCTGCTGGGCGCCCTGCTGGCCGGCGCGCTGGCTGGCTGCGGCCAGGAAATCACCGGCACCTCGGCCACCACCGGGCGCGACGCCCTGGCGTTTGTCGAGGCGCCGTCCGGGCTGCCCCCGGTGTACCTAAACGAGCCGTACACGGCCCCAGTGACCGTGGCGGGTGGAGCGGGGCCGTACACCGTACGCGCGACGGGCGGCACCCTACCGCCGGGCATCAACCTCAAAGGGCAGCAGCTGGTGGGCACCCCCACCAAGACCGGCACCTACACCTTCACGTTGGAAGTCACCGATTCGACCCTCAGCACGAGGTCGAAAACCGTCACGCTGACGGTGCAGGACCTGCCGCCCCTGAGCCTGGCCCTGAACCTGCCGGCCGGCCAGATTCGCGGCGAGACCCGCATTCCACTGACCATCAACGCGCCGCGCGCCGTTCGGGCCGCGCGCTTTGGATGGGAGCTGCCAGCCGGCGTGACCGTCACGCGCGTGCAACCCGAGGGCAGCAACGTGGTGTTCTGGCGCCAGGAGGGGCGGCGCGTGCTGGTGGACATCGGCTTCAAGGCGCTGCCGCGCACCGCTGCGCGAGTGGCGCTGCTGACCGTCAAACCCACTGCCATGGTGACCCTCGCCAGCCCTGTCCTGGCCTACGAGGGCCGCGACGGCGAGGGCAAGTTGCTGGCCCAGAAGCTCTTCCCCGACGAGGAAAAGAAGCTGGCCGAGCAGAAGGCGGCGGAACAAAAAGCCGCTGACCAGAAAGCGGCGGAGCAGAAGGCCGCAGAGCAAAAAGCAGCCGAGCAGCAAGCGGCGCCGGCCGTAGCGCCCACGACCACCCCAACCGGGACGTCAGGGACGACCCCGGCGGCGCCAGCCCCAGCCACACCAGCGCCGACTGTTCCAAGCACCTCACCAGCCCCAGTGACGCCCCCGCCGGCGGCGCCCGGAGACCAGAAATGA
- a CDS encoding insulinase family protein, whose product MTMTLPAPPRVGERLGCYTVQRVEPLPEMSGTLVLLTHDLGARHAHVIRADDNTTFGVTFPTVPRDSTGVAHILEHVVLMGSQRFPVPDPFFSMIPRSLNTFMNAMTASDWTTYPFSTRNEKDFFNLLSVYLDAAFFPLMRYESFRQDGHRFEFETPDDPTTPLKMQGVVYNEMKGAMASPSSVMWRAFGKALYPDLTYANNSGGAPGDIPGLTYDALRAFHAAHYHPGNAFFYTYGALSLERILAEIEAHVMSRFSPQVLDVSIPDQTPFSAPQREAVRYPSSDTERGAQVLVGWKLGHSSDPHLNLRWSVLSDVLLGNPAAPLTRPLIESGLGSALSDLSGYRDSFREGAFAAGLKGLPAGKAAEVETLVLDTLREIAGAGLDPELISSSLHQFEIMQKEVSNSGQPYGLQVMFRLLGPWLHGGDPVTGLRLDDALDALRADLAAGPVFEPLLRALLDNPHRVTLELVPDPALAAQVEADEAAMVARLSADFTPEDRARILADSARLKEVQGQPSDPNILPTLTLADVPAQVPAAPYITQREAHVQVARAPQPTGGLTYLDLRLRLPALPDDLLDALPLYTYALTRSGAAGQDYAELARRIEAVTGGVSASVGVGNPPDDVDALRLAVTVSGKALSRNAPELVGVLRDLLVAPEFTRERLEQLLKQRLAGFKANVVSSGNVYAERLATAQVSLSGALSERFGGLSALATLQRTVEEDGLETLLLQFARLQALLLSSEALLTVTATEADLGLDVSALTEPLTGSAPVGRPAPALAPRQPQARTTDTPVSYNALAWPTVPYTHPDSPALLVLSRLLRGEYLLSEIREKGGAYGGGASFEPRTGLFAMSSYRDPHIARTFGVFAAARDFLNTELGDRELTEAILSASKVLDPLTSPDTAGSARVFSDSAGYTPDVQAAYKASLLAVTLADLRRVMAAWLTPERAAYGVVTGRDPNEDTGVQDLGLTFDVQSI is encoded by the coding sequence ATGACCATGACACTTCCCGCCCCGCCCCGCGTGGGCGAGCGCCTGGGCTGCTACACCGTGCAGCGCGTGGAACCTCTCCCCGAGATGAGCGGCACGCTGGTGCTGCTGACCCATGACCTGGGCGCCCGGCACGCCCACGTCATTCGCGCCGACGACAACACCACCTTTGGCGTCACCTTCCCCACGGTGCCCAGGGACAGCACGGGCGTGGCGCACATCCTGGAGCACGTCGTCCTGATGGGCAGCCAGCGCTTTCCCGTCCCAGACCCGTTTTTCTCCATGATTCCGCGCTCGCTGAACACCTTCATGAATGCCATGACGGCCAGCGACTGGACCACCTATCCCTTTTCCACCCGCAACGAAAAGGACTTTTTCAACCTGCTCTCGGTGTATCTGGACGCGGCGTTCTTTCCGCTGATGCGCTACGAGAGCTTCCGGCAGGACGGCCACCGCTTTGAATTCGAGACGCCCGACGACCCCACCACGCCGCTGAAGATGCAGGGCGTCGTCTACAACGAGATGAAGGGCGCGATGGCCAGCCCTAGCTCGGTGATGTGGCGGGCGTTCGGCAAGGCGCTGTACCCGGACCTGACCTACGCCAACAACTCGGGCGGCGCGCCGGGTGATATTCCGGGCCTGACCTACGACGCGCTGCGGGCCTTTCACGCCGCGCACTATCACCCCGGCAACGCCTTTTTCTACACCTACGGCGCCCTGTCCCTGGAGCGCATCCTGGCGGAGATTGAAGCGCACGTCATGTCCCGCTTCTCGCCGCAGGTGCTGGATGTCAGCATTCCTGACCAGACCCCCTTCTCGGCGCCCCAGCGCGAGGCCGTGCGCTACCCCAGCAGCGACACCGAGCGCGGCGCGCAGGTGCTGGTGGGCTGGAAACTCGGTCACAGCAGCGACCCGCACCTGAACCTGCGCTGGAGTGTGCTGAGCGACGTGCTGCTGGGCAACCCGGCGGCGCCCCTGACGCGCCCCCTGATTGAATCGGGCCTGGGCAGCGCCCTGAGTGACCTGAGCGGCTACCGCGATTCCTTCCGCGAGGGCGCCTTTGCGGCGGGCCTCAAGGGCCTGCCCGCCGGCAAAGCCGCCGAGGTGGAAACCCTGGTGCTGGACACTCTGCGCGAGATTGCCGGGGCGGGCCTGGACCCGGAGCTGATTAGCAGCAGCCTGCACCAGTTTGAAATCATGCAAAAAGAGGTCAGCAACAGCGGGCAGCCTTACGGCCTGCAGGTGATGTTCCGGCTGCTGGGACCGTGGCTGCACGGCGGCGATCCCGTGACGGGCCTGCGCCTGGACGACGCCCTGGACGCCCTGCGCGCCGACCTGGCGGCTGGCCCCGTCTTCGAGCCGCTGCTGCGCGCCCTGCTGGATAACCCCCACCGCGTCACCCTGGAACTGGTGCCTGACCCCGCCCTGGCCGCCCAGGTAGAAGCCGACGAGGCCGCGATGGTGGCCCGCCTGAGCGCCGACTTTACCCCCGAGGACCGCGCGCGCATCCTGGCCGACAGCGCCCGCCTGAAGGAAGTGCAGGGCCAGCCCAGCGACCCGAATATCCTGCCCACCCTCACCCTGGCCGATGTGCCTGCTCAGGTGCCGGCCGCGCCGTATATCACCCAGAGAGAGGCACACGTTCAGGTGGCCCGCGCGCCGCAGCCCACCGGCGGCCTGACCTACCTGGACCTGCGCCTGCGCCTGCCGGCCCTGCCGGATGACCTGCTGGACGCGCTGCCCCTGTACACCTACGCCCTCACGCGCAGCGGCGCGGCCGGTCAGGACTACGCTGAGCTGGCCCGCCGCATTGAGGCCGTGACTGGCGGCGTCAGCGCGAGTGTGGGCGTGGGCAACCCGCCGGACGATGTGGACGCCCTGCGCCTGGCCGTGACCGTGAGCGGCAAAGCCCTGTCCCGTAACGCTCCCGAACTGGTGGGTGTGCTGCGCGATCTGCTCGTGGCCCCCGAGTTTACCCGCGAGCGTCTGGAGCAGCTGCTCAAGCAGCGCCTGGCAGGCTTTAAAGCCAATGTAGTGAGCAGTGGCAACGTGTACGCCGAGCGCCTGGCGACCGCGCAGGTCAGCCTGTCGGGAGCGCTGAGCGAGCGCTTTGGCGGCCTCTCGGCGCTGGCCACCCTGCAGCGCACCGTGGAAGAGGACGGTCTGGAAACCCTGCTGCTGCAGTTCGCCCGCTTGCAAGCCCTGCTGCTCAGCAGTGAGGCCCTGCTGACGGTCACGGCCACCGAGGCCGACCTGGGGCTGGACGTGAGCGCCCTGACAGAGCCCCTGACCGGCAGCGCCCCAGTCGGTCGGCCTGCCCCGGCGTTGGCCCCCCGACAGCCGCAGGCCCGCACCACCGACACGCCCGTGTCGTACAACGCGCTGGCCTGGCCCACGGTGCCCTACACCCACCCGGACAGTCCGGCGCTGCTGGTTCTGTCGCGGCTGCTGCGCGGCGAATACCTGCTCTCGGAAATCCGGGAAAAGGGCGGGGCCTACGGGGGCGGCGCCAGCTTTGAACCCCGCACCGGCCTCTTTGCCATGAGCAGCTACCGCGATCCCCACATTGCCCGCACCTTCGGCGTGTTTGCGGCAGCCCGCGACTTCCTGAACACCGAACTGGGCGACCGTGAACTGACCGAGGCCATTCTCTCGGCCAGCAAGGTGCTGGACCCGCTGACCAGCCCGGACACGGCAGGCTCGGCGCGGGTGTTCAGCGACAGTGCCGGCTACACCCCCGACGTGCAGGCGGCGTACAAGGCCAGCCTGCTGGCCGTCACCCTAGCCGACCTGCGCCGCGTCATGGCCGCCTGGCTGACCCCAGAGCGCGCCGCTTACGGCGTGGTTACCGGCCGCGACCCCAACGAGGATACGGGTGTGCAGGACCTGGGCCTGACGTTCGACGTGCAGAGCATCTAA
- a CDS encoding MBL fold metallo-hydrolase has translation MAPDPAAPALPDLQPNARRDTLRLLGAAGAVLAASPLARAQTTPATPATPATPAAPATPALPMNGNGFYRQRIGDMTLTVVSDGAAPLAALLPTWGANPERQAEFAATLTEYSVAAANTVNHFNPVVLEMGTQRILVDTGRGGTGGQLAANLGRAGIEPGSITAVFITHGHGDHIGGLTTNGSPTFANAQHLMGEAEYNFWATQASPSAAVQANLIALKDKFTLVQPGQTILPGLTTVATPGHTAGHLSLLAGSGPSGVMVLGDAGGHFLLSLKHEGAYVSFDTDGALAARTRQTIFDRIVTEGLWVTGYHFPFQALGHLRRLGVGSYEYEPTVWNWS, from the coding sequence ATGGCCCCTGACCCCGCTGCGCCCGCCCTTCCTGATCTTCAGCCCAACGCCCGCCGCGACACCCTGCGGCTGCTGGGGGCGGCCGGGGCCGTCCTGGCCGCCTCGCCGCTGGCCCGCGCCCAGACGACGCCGGCCACCCCAGCGACACCCGCCACACCCGCTGCGCCGGCCACCCCTGCTCTGCCCATGAACGGCAACGGTTTTTACCGGCAAAGGATTGGGGACATGACCCTCACGGTGGTTAGTGACGGCGCGGCGCCGCTGGCTGCGCTGCTGCCCACCTGGGGCGCCAATCCTGAGCGCCAGGCCGAGTTTGCCGCCACCCTGACCGAGTACAGCGTGGCCGCTGCGAACACGGTGAACCACTTCAATCCGGTGGTGCTGGAGATGGGCACGCAGCGCATCTTGGTGGACACCGGGCGCGGCGGCACGGGCGGGCAGCTGGCGGCCAATCTGGGCCGGGCAGGCATTGAGCCGGGCAGCATCACGGCCGTCTTCATCACGCACGGCCACGGCGACCACATCGGCGGGTTGACCACGAACGGCTCGCCCACCTTCGCCAACGCCCAGCACCTCATGGGGGAAGCCGAATACAACTTCTGGGCAACCCAGGCCAGCCCCAGCGCCGCCGTGCAGGCCAACCTGATCGCCCTGAAAGACAAGTTCACCCTGGTGCAGCCAGGGCAGACCATCCTGCCGGGCCTGACCACGGTGGCCACACCGGGCCACACCGCCGGGCACCTGAGCCTGCTGGCAGGCAGCGGCCCCAGTGGCGTCATGGTGCTGGGCGACGCCGGCGGACATTTCCTGCTGTCTCTGAAGCACGAAGGGGCGTACGTCAGCTTCGACACCGACGGCGCGCTGGCGGCCCGCACCCGGCAGACCATCTTTGACCGGATTGTCACTGAAGGGCTCTGGGTCACGGGCTACCACTTTCCCTTTCAGGCCCTCGGCCACCTGCGCCGCCTAGGCGTCGGGTCATACGAGTACGAGCCGACAGTGTGGAACTGGAGTTAA